The window ACAGGAGATTTTGTGTCTCCTGGAAAGTTTGAGGGAGAAAATGCCGATTATAATTTTGAAGGTGTAGATCTCACATATAATAAGATCAGTGGAATAGGTAAGATTGACAGAGATATAGTCATAACCGGAAAAAGAAACGGTACAAAGATTACAGGAGACAGAGGAAACTTTAAAAACGGTGAGTTTGCAGATATTATAGGAAATATAATAGTAGAAAGCAAAGATATCACAGCAACGGGAAACAAGGCGACATATAAACAACAGGAAAACAAGGTTTACATTCCTGGAGATATAAAGCTGAAAGGTAAAAAGTCCAATTTTGACGGAATTATGAGAGACGGAGTTTTCGATACAGAAAAATCTGTGTATACTGGAAAGGCCTTTAGGGGTAAGAGTGACACCGCCACAGCTTCTGGGGACACTATAAAATACTATACTGAAAAAGACTCCTTTGAGCTCACTGGAAACGTCATATTAAAAGACCCGGAAACAGAGGTAAGAGGTTCACAGGCTGAGTATTTCATCGATTCAAATGAGATATTGGCAAAACAGCCCTTTAAAGTATTTTATGACAACCTTGTCATAAACTCTGCAAGGGGTAAATTTAATATGGATACCAAGTCTCTAGATGGAAATAAGGTTGTAATCACCTCAGACAAGGAAGAAAAACTTCAGGGAGACCACGTATTTGGCTCTTTTGCAGATAAAAAAGTGGACTTTGTGGGGAATGTAAAGGCATCTATGTATCAAATTGATAAAAAGACAGGAAAAAAGGAACCTGTTAATTTTGAGGGGAACTCGGCCAGAGTTTACTTTATAGAGGATAACGGATATAAGGCCACCAGAAGTGAGATAAAAAATAATGGAGTATTCAGATACAGCGGGATGACCCTATATTCAGACTACCTGGAATTAGACCTTCTGAGAAATCTGGCCCTAGGAAGAGAGGGAAGCCGGCTGGTCATGGAAAACGGAACTGAGGTGACCTCTGATATAGTGGATGTGAACCTCACTACAGAGGTGGCAAATCTCATAAACAATGTAGAGATAACCAATTTCAGCCAGGAATCGGGATATACTAAAGCTACTGCAGACAGGGGTATAATCAAAAATAAAGAAAAAATCGCAGAACTTGAAGGAAGGGTAAAGGCTGAGACTGCCACTGCGACTATAGAGGCTGACAGAGGGATCTATAATATGAACACCAATAAATTTAAGGCGATAGGGAATGTATTTATAAATTATAAAACAAATTAAGGAGAGATCTCCATATGAAAAGTATAATAGCACAGGATCTGTGCAAGAGTTATAAAAAAAGAAGAGTAGTCAATGGAGTCAGTCTAGAAGTGAAAAAGGGTGAAATAGTAGGCCTTCTAGGTCCTAACGGAGCAGGAAAGACAACCACTTTCTATATGATGACAGGTATAGTAAAACCCGAATCTGGAAAGGTCTGGTGCAACGAGATGGATATAACAGGGCTGCCTATGTATAAAAGGGCCAATATGGGGATGGGATATCTGGCTCAGGAACCTTCGGTATTTAGAAACCTCACTGTAGAAGAGAATATCTATGCCATCTTGGAGATGAGAAATATCCCTAAACCTGAGATGAAGGAAACTATGGAGAAATTATTAGAGGAATTCAAACTGTCTCACGTAGCTAAATCTCTTGGATATTCATTATCAGGTGGTGAAAGGAGAAGGGTTGAGATAGCGAGAACCATAGCGAATAATCCGGACTTTATTCTTCTAGATGAACCCTTTGCAGGAGTGGATCCCATAGCAGTAGAGGATATACAGCAGATAATAAGATATCTAAAGGAAAAGGGGCTGGGTATACTGATAACAGACCACAGTGTGAGAGAAACCTTGAGTATAACTGAAAAAGCTTATATAATGGCTCAGGGTCAGGTACTTATAAGCGGAACTCCTAAGGAGATCACTGAAAATGAGATGGCCAGAAAAATTTATCTAGGAGAAGGATTTAAGCTAGATTAAGTTTTGGTATCTTGGTAAGATATAATAAATTTTTAAAAATATAAATTTACTTTTGAAACGGAGGAAATATATGCTTACAGGTAATGAAATCAGGCAGAGATTCGTAGAATTTTTTAAAGAGAAAGAACATAAGCACTATGAAAGTGCATCTCTTATCCCTGATGATCCTACACTTCTTCTTACGGTTGCAGGAATGGTTCCTTTTAAACCTTTCTTTTTGGGTCAGAAGGAAGCACCTAATCCTAGAGTTGTAACTTATCAAAAATGTATAAGAACAAACGACCTTGAGAATGTGGGAAAAACAGCAAGACACCATACTTTTTTTGAAATGCTTGGTAACTTTTCTTTTGGAGATTATTTCAAAGAGGAGGCTATAGCCTGGTCTTGGGACTTTATAACTGAGGTTCTAGGACTTGAAAAAGAAAAAATATGGATATCGGTGTTTACCACTGACGATGAGGCGGAAAAAATATGGATTGAAAAGTGCAATATCCCAAAGGATAGAATAGTAAGACTGGGAGAAGAGGACAACTGGTGGTCTGCAGGGCCAACTGGTTCTTGCGGTCCGTGTTCTGAAATCTATGTGGATATGGGAATAGAATATGGGGGAGACGAAAACTCGAAGCCTGGAGATCCTGAGGCAGACGACAGGTTCCTGGAAATATGGAATCTTGTATTTACAGAGTGGAACAGAAAAGAAGATGGATCTTTGGAGCCACTTCCGAAGAAAAATATAGATACCGGGGCCGGCCTAGAGAGAATAGCCTCGGTAGTGCAGAAAAAAGTAAATAACTATGAGACAGACCTCATACTTCCTATTATCAAAGAGGCAGGTAGAATGACATCTTCTGAGTATGGTAAAACAGAAAAAACTGATTTTTCCCTTAAGGTAATAGCGGATCATATAAGAGGAATAAGCTTCCTTATAAATGACGGAGTTTTACCTTCTAATGAGGGAAGAGGTTATGTACTGAGAAGGGTCTTAAGAAGAGCGGTAAGACACGGAAGACTTTTGGGTACATCTGAAAACTTTCTGTATAAACTAGTGGATAAAGTGGTGGAAATAATGAAAGGTGCCTACCCTGAAATCCTTGAAAATATGGAGCATATAAAGAAAATAATCAAAATAGAAGAGGATAAATTTTCTCATACCCTAGGACAGGGGATGCAGATGGTAAATGATGAGATAGAAAAGGCAAAGGAATGTGGAGAGAATAAACTTTCTGGAGAGATAACCTTTAAACTCTATGACACCTATGGTTTTCCCTATGAGCTGACAGAAGAGATATGCGAAGAGAAAGGCATTGAAGTTTCTTTTGGGGAATTCACAGCCAAGATGGAAGAGCAGAAAGAGAGAGCCCGTTCTGCAAGAGAAGTGGTTATGGAAAAGGGACAGGACAGCTTTGTAGAGGAGTTTTATGACAAGTACGGGAAAACTGTATTTGAGGGATATGAAAAACTTCAAAACAAAAGTATAGTCTATCATGTAGAAAATCTAGATGAGAACAAAGTGATGCTTATTTTTAACAAGACTCCTTTTTATGCTGAATCTGGAGGACAGGCATCTGACCACGGAATTGTAACTGCTGAAGGTCTAAAAGGAAAGATAGTGGATGTGCAAAAGCAAAAAGAGATATTTATGCACACGGTAGTTATAGAGGAGGGGATGGATCTTCTCAAAAAAGGTCTAGAGGTAACTCTCGCAGTGGATGATGAGAGAAGAAGAGACATAATGAGAAATCATACGGCAACTCACCTCTTGCATAGGGCTCTAAAAGATGTACTAGGAAATCATGTACAGCAGGCAGGATCCCTTGTAGATGCAGACAGACTGAGATTTGACTTTAATCATTATGAAGCCGTAACAAGAGACCAGCTAGAAGAAGTGGAAAAAATAGTAAACAGGGAGATATTTAAAAATACCTCTCTAAAGGTACAGCATATGACCCTAGATGAGGCCAAAGAAAGTGGGACTACTGCTTTGTTTGGGGATAAATATGGAGATCTGGTAAGGGTAGTAAATGTACCGGGATACTCTTCTGAACTCTGCGGAGGGATACATGTAGACAGAACTGGGGAGATAGGTCTCTTTAATATCTTAACTGAAACAGGTGTAGCAGCAGGGACTAGAAGAATAGAAGCTACCACAGGTGTAGCGAGCTATAAGAGTGTAAATAAGATGGAAAGGCTGATACTCTCTGTATCTGATGCCCTAAAGACTGACCCAAAACACCTTGAAGAAAAGGTGGAGAAGACTATAGAGGCATTTAGGGAGACTACCAAAGAACTAGAGGCTCTGAAATCTAAGTTGGCTTCTTATGAGGCTAACTCCCTCTTTGACAATATAGAGGAGATAAATAAGGTCAAGGTTCTCATAACAGCCTTTAAAGGTAAGGAAGCAGACTCACTGAGAGAGATAGTGGATAAAGCCAAGGATAAACTTGGAAGCTGCATAATCGTTTTGGGAACAGACAATGAAAAGGCAGTCTTTGCTGTAGGGGTAACAAAAGACCTCATGTCTAAGGTAAAGGCCGGAGACCTTGTAAAAGAGATAGCAAAAATAGCGGGAGGAAACGGCGGCGGCAGACCCGACTTTGCACAGGCTGGAGGAAAAGATGGGAATAAGGTTCCTGAAGCTCTAGAGTATGCAAGAAAAATATTAACTGAAAAACTTTAATCATTTTGACGGGGAGACCCGTCTCTTGGTTTTATATAGCGATGTAAAAGAGAGGTATAAAATGTTTAAAAAATATCTTGCCCTCGATGTAGGAGATGTAAGGATAGGAGTTGCCAGGTCTGATGCTATGGGAATGTTTGCCCATCCACTAGAGGTAATAGACAGGACAAAAACAAAGGCCGTAAAAAGAGTACAGGAATTATGCAGGCAGGAAAATACCAAGAGTATAGTTGTAGGGATACCAAAAAGCCTGGACGGTCAGGAGAAAAGACAGGCTGAAAAAGTAAGGGAGTTTATAGAAAAGCTAAATGCAAGTATAGAGGGCCTGGAAATAATAGAAATAGACGAGAGGCTCTCTACAATTTCTGCAGAAAGAATGCTCAATGAAACAACTAACAAAGATGCCAGGGGAAAAAGAAAAGTAGTGGACAAGATAGCAGCGGCCATAATACTTCAGACATACCTTGACATGAAAAAATAGAAAGTAGGAGGACATATGAGAAAGGGAACGATTGTTAAACTGCTCTTTATACTGGCAATTCTCATTGGAGCAGGATGGTTGAGTTTTGTAAAGCCCACTAGGCTAGGCCTGGATCTAAAAGGCGGAGTATATGTGGTACTAGAGGCGAAACCTGAAGGAGATCAGGTGGTAGATGATGAGGCTATGACAAGGCTTATAGAGGTATTAGACAGAAGGATAAACGGTCTAGGGGTTGCAGAATCGGTAGTCCAAAGAGCCGGGGAAAAAAGAGTAATTGTGGAACTTCCTGGAATAACAAACAGTGAGGAGGCTGTGGATCTAATAGGTAAAACAGCACTCTTGGAGTTTAAAATAGTGCAGGATGACGGTAGTTTAGGAGAGACTCTTCTTACAGGAGGATCCCTAAAAAAGGCATCGGTGTCCTATGACAAGCTTGGAAGAGCAGAAATTCAGTTTGAAATGAATCAAGAGGGTGCGGTGAAATTTGCCGAGATAACAAGAAATAATATAGGTAAAAAACTGGCGGTGACTCTAGATGGAGAGGTCCAGACAGCACCTACTATAAATACAGAGATACCAAGTGGAAACGGTGTAATAACTGGAAGCTACACTGTAGAGGAAGCAAAGGCTATGGCCACCCTTTTGAATGCCGGGGCACTTCCTGTAAGAGCTGAGATACTAGAGACAAGATCAGTAGGAGCATCTCTAGGAGACGAATCTATAGCCAAGAGTACAATGGCTGCAAAGGTTGCCGTGGCACTGATAGGAATATTTATGGTCATTTTCTACAGGCTGCCTGGACTTGTTGCCAATCTGGCTCTTGTGGTTTTCGGGATTATAGCATTTGGTACTCTTAATTTCCTAGACGCAACTCTAACACTTCCTGGAATAGCAGGACTTATCCTTTCTGCAGGAATGGCAGTAGATGCCAATGTTATTATTTTCGAGAGGATAAAAGAGGAGCTGTCATTTGGAAATACTATACTTTCCTCTATAGATGCCGGATTTAAAAAGGCTTTCGGAGCGATATTTGACTCTAATATAACAACTCTTATAATAACAATGATATTATTCACTTTAGGAACAGGACCTGTAAAAGGTTTTGCAATAACTCTGACAATAGGAATACTGGCTTCTATGTTTACAGCTATAACAATAACCAAGATACTATTAAAAGGTTTCGTAGGTATATTTAAAATAAAAAGGCCTGAATTATTCGGGGTTAGGGGGAACTAATAGTGAAAATAGATATTGTAAATCATACTACCAAGTGGCTCGGTATATCGGCCTTTGTTGTAATATTTGCCCTTGTAGGTCTTTTGTTCAAGGGGTTAAACTTCGGAATAGATTTCTCAGGTGGAAACCTTTATCAGTTTAAATTTGAAAAAAATATAACACTGGGAGAGGTGAATAGTTTTTTTGACGAGGTATCCAAAGATTTTCCTCAGTTAGACGGAAAAAGCAGAAAGGTACAGGTTTCAGGGGAAAATACGGTAATACTCAGAACATCTGAAATGGATGAAGGTCAAAAGAATGATTTTTTAGACAAGGTTAAAAATTTTGGGGAATACGATCTTCAGAAATCGGATAAAGTAGGGGCGACTATAGGGGAAGAACTAAAAACTTCAGCTTTTTACGCCTTGATCTTAGGGTGTATACTTATAGTTTTATATATCACCATAAGATTTGAATTTAAGTTTGCCATGGCTGCTGTAATAGCTTTGTTTCATGATGTTATTATTTCTGTGGGGGGAATAGCCCTCCTTGGTTATGAGGTAAACACTCCATTTATAGCTGCTGTTCTGACTATACTGGGATACTCTATAAATGATACCATAGTTGTATTCGACAGAATAAGAGAGACTCTCAAAAGAAAGAACTCTCCAGAACTAGGAGATGCTATTAATATCAGTATAAACCAGGTCATGACGAGATCTATAAACACATCTCTTACAACCTTTCTTGCAGTGATCGCTATACTTATTTTCGGAGGAGAGAGTCTGAAGACTTTTATAACAACTCTCCTTATAGGGGTAGTTGCAGGAACTTATTCATCGATTTTTGTAGCCAGCCCGCTAGTGTATCTACTAGAAAAGAATAAAGATAAAGAAGCTATATTGGAAAAGTAAAAATTAGGCCTTCCTGACTAGCTCAGGAAGGCTTAATATAAAAATATTTCTTAAAAATATCAAGGAGTATTTTTGTATTAACACAAAGAGGAGTGAGGTTTTTGAGGGCTTGGGCAGATATAAATCTGGATAATTTAATATATAATCTAAATATAATAAAAGAGTTTGCCGGATCTAAAAAGATCATGGGCGTAATAAAGGCAGACGGCTATGGTATGGGTGCAGTTGAATGTGCTAGGATACTGTCGGAAAATGGAGTGGAAAACTTCGGAGTGGCCTGTTATGAGGAGGGGTATGAACTCTACAAGGCTGGGATAAAGGGAGAGATTTTGCTTTTGGGTGCAACCCCCTTTGAAAATATAGCAGATGCAATAAAATGCGGTTTTCAGATAACAATAAGTTCATTTGAACAGATAGATTTTCTACGAAGAAATAACCTTCATCCTGAGGTGCATATAAAGGTGGATACAGGAATGGGAAGACTTGGGTTTTCTCATGAAGAGGCTATAGAGGCTATAAAAATCATAAGAGATGAAAATATTGCAGATGTAGTGGGGGTTTATTCTCATCTCTCTGTGGCGGATATGCCTGAAAAAGATGAGTTCACACTAGATCAAATCGAAAAATTTAAAGTTTTTGAAAAAATGGAGTCTATTAAATACAGACATATACTGAATAGCTCGGGACTGCTTAGGTTTGCAGATGCTACAGATAGCAACTTAGTCAGGGTAGGGATAATTCTTCACGGGGTGGTTCCCTTTGAAAGTGATATTCAGAAGAAATTTAAGCCGGTATTTTCATTTAAAACGAGAATAGTTTTCTTGAAAAAAATTATTGAAAAAACCTATGTGTCTTACGGAAATACTGAAACAGCAGAACCAGGAGACCTCATTGCAACTATGTCAGTGGGATATGCCGATGGATTTGTAAGAGAATTTTCAAACGGAGGCGTTGTGGAGATCGACGGGGTCGGATGCAGGGTAATAGGAAAAATATGTATGGATATGACCATGATAAAAATACCTGATGAACTCAAAGACAAGGTGCAGGTAGGGACAGAGGTAACAATAATAGGAAAAGACATACTGAAAAAAGCAGAATGTATAGGGACTATACCCTATGAGATAATGATTGGACTGGGGAGAAGAGTCACCAGATTTTATATAAAAAACGGTAAAGTTTTAAAATTAAAGTCTCTGCAGGAGAATGAAGCCAAAGAGTTTCAGAAAGGATAAATTGATGACAAGAGTTATACTGAAAAACGGAAAAGAGAAAAAAATAAGGAATTTTTATCCCAATGTTTTTAAGGACGAGATACAGAGTATGATGGGAGAGGCGAAAACAGGAGATATCGTAGATGTGTGCAAGGGAGACCTCACCTTTGTGGGAAGAGGCTATGTGACAGAGGGGACCTCTGCCTTTGTGAGGGTTCTGACTACCAAAGAGGAGCCTATAGATAAAAAGTTTATCCTGAATAAGATAAAAAAAGCCTATGACAAGAGAAAACACCTGGAAGGGGAAACCAACTGCACTAGAATATTTTTCTCAGAGGGAGACGGACTCCCGGGACTTATTATAGACAAGTTTGACAAGTATCTTTCTATACAGTTTAGAAACTCCGGAATTGAAAAATTCAGACAGGAGATAATAAATGCAGTGAAGAAGGTAGTAAAGCCAAAGGGGATCTATGAAAGAAGCGACGTAGAGAACAGAACTCATGAGGGGGTAGAACAAAAGACCGGTGTAATTTTCGGTGATATCCCAGAGAGAACCATAATGGAAGACAACGGCTTAAAATATGTGATAGATATAATAGACGGTCAAAAGACAGGATTTTTTCTGGACCAGAGGGATTCGAGAAAATTCATAAGACCACATCTAAATAAAAACACCAGGTTTCTCGATGTTTTCTCTAGCAGCGGAGGTTTTTCAGTGGCTGCTCTTAAAGAGGGATGTAAAAAAGTCGTGGCCATAGATAAAAATGCCCATGCCTTGGAGCTATGCCATGAAAACTATGAACTGAATGATTTTGACGGGGATTTTGAAACTGTAGAGGGAGACGCATTTATGCTCCTTAAGGTGATGGCAGAAAGGGGAGACAAGTACGACGTCATAACCCTAGATCCTCCTTCCCTTATAAAAAAGAAAATTGATGTGAGAAGGGGAAGGGACTTTTTTTACGATCTCTGTGATCAGAGTTTCAAAATGCTAGAGAATGACGGGATACTGGGGATAATAACGTGTGCATATCATATATCTCTGCAGGACCTTATAGAGGTAACAAGAATGGCGGCTTCAAATAACGGGAAAAGGTTGCAGGTAATTGGTATAAATTATCAGCCTGAAGATCATCCGTGGATTTTACATGTTCCAGAAACTTTATATTTGAAAGCTTTGTGGGTAAAGGTTCTAGAGGATTAACAGGGAGTGGTTAGTATGTATCTTGATATTTTGATAGCAGTAATACTTCTGGTTACAATTATAAAGGGGTATCTAAACGGTTTTTTTATAGAGGTTCTTTCTTTTTTCGGAATGATAATAAATCTTATTTTTACTAAAACTGTAACCCCTATACTCATACTAAATTTTGCAATTAAGCCTGAAAATCCCTTTTACTCAGGAGTGTACGCAATTCTTTTCCTGGCAACCTACACGCTGATGGGGATATTTATAATGTTTATAAAAAAAGCTTTTAAAAAAGCCTTTAAGGGAAAAATAAACACCATGGCAGGTAGTATTTTAGGTTTATTCAAAGGACTACTAATATCCTTTGTAATTATGGTATTTTACTCTCTTTTGAGTATGAATATGGATTTTATTAAAAAATATGGAGAGGGCAGCTATAGTCAGAAGGCTTTTATATCATCACTTCCCATTCTAAGGGAGTATTTTCCTGATGAGTATGGTGAAAGACTGCAAAATATGGCACACAGAGAAAAGGTAGAAGAGTATCTGAAAAATATATTAAAGGAGTAATAGATGAAAATAATACATAGGTATATATTGAAGGAGATGAGAATGCCAATAATTTTTGGTATAAGTCTCTTTACCTTTATTTTTTTGATAGATATTATGGTACAGATGATGGAAAATATCATAGTAAAAGGTGTATCCCTCCTGGATGTGGTGAGAATTCTTTCTTTTTATCTTCCCCCTATACTCTCCCAGACTATACCAATGGGATTTTTCCTGGGGGTCATGATAACCTACTCCAAGCTCACCAGCACAAGCGAAAGCACCGCTATGAACTCTATGGGTATGAGCCTGAACAGCATAATAAAGCCTACTTTTATGCTGGCCATAGGAATAACAGCCTTTGTCTTTTTCCTCCAAGAGTCCATAATACCAAACTCCTTTATAAAACTCCAGCAGCTCACCCTGAAAATAGCCTACGAGAAACCTGCATTTCAGCTGAAAGAGAATATGTATATAGATGAGGTGGATGATTACAGCATCTATATAGACGAGGTGGGAGGCGACGGATCTGCCGAGAATATACTTATTTTCAAAAAAGAAAAAGACAACTCTTTTCCAACAGTCTTAACTGCAAAAAAAGCTATGTGGAAAGATGCGGCTATGATATTAGAGGATGCTGAATTTTACAATCTGAACCCTGACGGCAGTGAAAAACTCCGAGGGGAATTTTCCAGACAGAAGATACCTATAAACTCTTTTTTTGAAAATGTAAAGATGAAGGTAAGTGAGATAGAGACCATGTCAGTGAGACAGCTCTCAAAGGAGATAAAGAATAGAGATGCAAAAGAGAGGCTGCCTTATATTGTGGAAATGAATAAAAAACTGGCTATTCCACTTTCGGCAATTATGCTTGGAGTATTAGGAGTTCTCTTTTCAATAGGGCATCACAGAAGCGGAAAAGGTGTCAACTACGGGATAAGCCTTGGGATAATCTTCCTTTATATAGCCTCTCTCAATGTGGGAGTAGTCATGGCAAACAGGGGGAAAATATCACCCTTTATAGGGGTGTGGACACCGAATTTTGTGCTGCTAGGACTCACAATGTGGATGTACCTTGTAAAAAAGAGGAGAGGATAGATGAAGAGAATAGACAGATATATCACAGTAAATTTTATAAAGTCTATTGTTCTCAGTCTTTTTGGATTTATAAATATTTTCATACTGAGTCAGCTCTTTAAGGTGATAAGATATGTCACAGAGGGGAGATTCAGCGGAGTGGATGCCATATATTATATAATCAGCCTGCTCCCTGACATAATAATAAAGGTAATGCCGCTAGCCGTACTGCTGGGGGGGCTCATGACAATAAACAAGATGGCCAGCAGCCTTGAGATCATAGCCCTGAAGACATCGGGGATAAGTTTTAGGAGGATAATAACTTTTCCTATTTTAATAGCTTTTCTTATATCTCTAGGTGTCTACTATATGAATGACAAAATATACCCTGCATCTATAAAGAAATCCAGAGAGATAAAAAGAGGGGGCTATGAAGATATAAAACTTCCTGAGAGCAGAGAAAAAGCCTTCCTTAGGGGAAAGGACAACTATGTATACTACGCTGAGAGCATAAACAGGATAACCTCTACCTCTGTAAACATAGAGATATTGGAACTGGATTCAGAATTTGAAAAACTGACCAAGATCATAACTGCAGAAAAGGGAACCTATGACAGGGAAAATAAGCTGTGGAAATTTGAAAATGTAACTGTAAATAATCTGGAAAAAAACAGCAGCTATACCCTGCCTG is drawn from uncultured Ilyobacter sp. and contains these coding sequences:
- the alaS gene encoding alanine--tRNA ligase, which produces MLTGNEIRQRFVEFFKEKEHKHYESASLIPDDPTLLLTVAGMVPFKPFFLGQKEAPNPRVVTYQKCIRTNDLENVGKTARHHTFFEMLGNFSFGDYFKEEAIAWSWDFITEVLGLEKEKIWISVFTTDDEAEKIWIEKCNIPKDRIVRLGEEDNWWSAGPTGSCGPCSEIYVDMGIEYGGDENSKPGDPEADDRFLEIWNLVFTEWNRKEDGSLEPLPKKNIDTGAGLERIASVVQKKVNNYETDLILPIIKEAGRMTSSEYGKTEKTDFSLKVIADHIRGISFLINDGVLPSNEGRGYVLRRVLRRAVRHGRLLGTSENFLYKLVDKVVEIMKGAYPEILENMEHIKKIIKIEEDKFSHTLGQGMQMVNDEIEKAKECGENKLSGEITFKLYDTYGFPYELTEEICEEKGIEVSFGEFTAKMEEQKERARSAREVVMEKGQDSFVEEFYDKYGKTVFEGYEKLQNKSIVYHVENLDENKVMLIFNKTPFYAESGGQASDHGIVTAEGLKGKIVDVQKQKEIFMHTVVIEEGMDLLKKGLEVTLAVDDERRRDIMRNHTATHLLHRALKDVLGNHVQQAGSLVDADRLRFDFNHYEAVTRDQLEEVEKIVNREIFKNTSLKVQHMTLDEAKESGTTALFGDKYGDLVRVVNVPGYSSELCGGIHVDRTGEIGLFNILTETGVAAGTRRIEATTGVASYKSVNKMERLILSVSDALKTDPKHLEEKVEKTIEAFRETTKELEALKSKLASYEANSLFDNIEEINKVKVLITAFKGKEADSLREIVDKAKDKLGSCIIVLGTDNEKAVFAVGVTKDLMSKVKAGDLVKEIAKIAGGNGGGRPDFAQAGGKDGNKVPEALEYARKILTEKL
- a CDS encoding class I SAM-dependent rRNA methyltransferase, whose product is MTRVILKNGKEKKIRNFYPNVFKDEIQSMMGEAKTGDIVDVCKGDLTFVGRGYVTEGTSAFVRVLTTKEEPIDKKFILNKIKKAYDKRKHLEGETNCTRIFFSEGDGLPGLIIDKFDKYLSIQFRNSGIEKFRQEIINAVKKVVKPKGIYERSDVENRTHEGVEQKTGVIFGDIPERTIMEDNGLKYVIDIIDGQKTGFFLDQRDSRKFIRPHLNKNTRFLDVFSSSGGFSVAALKEGCKKVVAIDKNAHALELCHENYELNDFDGDFETVEGDAFMLLKVMAERGDKYDVITLDPPSLIKKKIDVRRGRDFFYDLCDQSFKMLENDGILGIITCAYHISLQDLIEVTRMAASNNGKRLQVIGINYQPEDHPWILHVPETLYLKALWVKVLED
- the ruvX gene encoding Holliday junction resolvase RuvX; the encoded protein is MFKKYLALDVGDVRIGVARSDAMGMFAHPLEVIDRTKTKAVKRVQELCRQENTKSIVVGIPKSLDGQEKRQAEKVREFIEKLNASIEGLEIIEIDERLSTISAERMLNETTNKDARGKRKVVDKIAAAIILQTYLDMKK
- the lptB gene encoding LPS export ABC transporter ATP-binding protein, with amino-acid sequence MKSIIAQDLCKSYKKRRVVNGVSLEVKKGEIVGLLGPNGAGKTTTFYMMTGIVKPESGKVWCNEMDITGLPMYKRANMGMGYLAQEPSVFRNLTVEENIYAILEMRNIPKPEMKETMEKLLEEFKLSHVAKSLGYSLSGGERRRVEIARTIANNPDFILLDEPFAGVDPIAVEDIQQIIRYLKEKGLGILITDHSVRETLSITEKAYIMAQGQVLISGTPKEITENEMARKIYLGEGFKLD
- a CDS encoding LptF/LptG family permease codes for the protein MKIIHRYILKEMRMPIIFGISLFTFIFLIDIMVQMMENIIVKGVSLLDVVRILSFYLPPILSQTIPMGFFLGVMITYSKLTSTSESTAMNSMGMSLNSIIKPTFMLAIGITAFVFFLQESIIPNSFIKLQQLTLKIAYEKPAFQLKENMYIDEVDDYSIYIDEVGGDGSAENILIFKKEKDNSFPTVLTAKKAMWKDAAMILEDAEFYNLNPDGSEKLRGEFSRQKIPINSFFENVKMKVSEIETMSVRQLSKEIKNRDAKERLPYIVEMNKKLAIPLSAIMLGVLGVLFSIGHHRSGKGVNYGISLGIIFLYIASLNVGVVMANRGKISPFIGVWTPNFVLLGLTMWMYLVKKRRG
- the alr gene encoding alanine racemase, yielding MRAWADINLDNLIYNLNIIKEFAGSKKIMGVIKADGYGMGAVECARILSENGVENFGVACYEEGYELYKAGIKGEILLLGATPFENIADAIKCGFQITISSFEQIDFLRRNNLHPEVHIKVDTGMGRLGFSHEEAIEAIKIIRDENIADVVGVYSHLSVADMPEKDEFTLDQIEKFKVFEKMESIKYRHILNSSGLLRFADATDSNLVRVGIILHGVVPFESDIQKKFKPVFSFKTRIVFLKKIIEKTYVSYGNTETAEPGDLIATMSVGYADGFVREFSNGGVVEIDGVGCRVIGKICMDMTMIKIPDELKDKVQVGTEVTIIGKDILKKAECIGTIPYEIMIGLGRRVTRFYIKNGKVLKLKSLQENEAKEFQKG
- the secF gene encoding protein translocase subunit SecF gives rise to the protein MKIDIVNHTTKWLGISAFVVIFALVGLLFKGLNFGIDFSGGNLYQFKFEKNITLGEVNSFFDEVSKDFPQLDGKSRKVQVSGENTVILRTSEMDEGQKNDFLDKVKNFGEYDLQKSDKVGATIGEELKTSAFYALILGCILIVLYITIRFEFKFAMAAVIALFHDVIISVGGIALLGYEVNTPFIAAVLTILGYSINDTIVVFDRIRETLKRKNSPELGDAINISINQVMTRSINTSLTTFLAVIAILIFGGESLKTFITTLLIGVVAGTYSSIFVASPLVYLLEKNKDKEAILEK
- the secD gene encoding protein translocase subunit SecD, which produces MRKGTIVKLLFILAILIGAGWLSFVKPTRLGLDLKGGVYVVLEAKPEGDQVVDDEAMTRLIEVLDRRINGLGVAESVVQRAGEKRVIVELPGITNSEEAVDLIGKTALLEFKIVQDDGSLGETLLTGGSLKKASVSYDKLGRAEIQFEMNQEGAVKFAEITRNNIGKKLAVTLDGEVQTAPTINTEIPSGNGVITGSYTVEEAKAMATLLNAGALPVRAEILETRSVGASLGDESIAKSTMAAKVAVALIGIFMVIFYRLPGLVANLALVVFGIIAFGTLNFLDATLTLPGIAGLILSAGMAVDANVIIFERIKEELSFGNTILSSIDAGFKKAFGAIFDSNITTLIITMILFTLGTGPVKGFAITLTIGILASMFTAITITKILLKGFVGIFKIKRPELFGVRGN
- a CDS encoding CvpA family protein — encoded protein: MYLDILIAVILLVTIIKGYLNGFFIEVLSFFGMIINLIFTKTVTPILILNFAIKPENPFYSGVYAILFLATYTLMGIFIMFIKKAFKKAFKGKINTMAGSILGLFKGLLISFVIMVFYSLLSMNMDFIKKYGEGSYSQKAFISSLPILREYFPDEYGERLQNMAHREKVEEYLKNILKE